A genomic stretch from Coffea arabica cultivar ET-39 chromosome 10c, Coffea Arabica ET-39 HiFi, whole genome shotgun sequence includes:
- the LOC113714099 gene encoding uncharacterized protein, which produces MAPYEALYGRKCRSPIFWDEVGERKVLDSTMVPWIEEAIEKVKIIRQRIQTAQSRQKSYADYRRKDLEFEEGDMVFVKVTPLRGTITAKMGKKLKPRYIGPYKIQRRVGTMAYQLELPASMSRIHNVFHVLLLKKYHPDPAHILHTEDVELDETLTYEEQPVQISDRKVKELRNKQIPLVKILWRNHDVEEATWEVEDDMQKKYPALFGN; this is translated from the coding sequence ATGGCACCGTATGAAGCGCTATATGGACGTAAGTGTCGCTCTCCGATCttttgggatgaagttggcgaaaGAAAGGTCTTGGATTCGACTATGGTGCCATGGATCGAAGAAGCAATAGAGAAAGTTAAAATTATCCGCCAGAGGATACAGACGGCTCAGAGTCGGCAGAAAAGTTATGCCGATTACCGAAGAAAGGATCTGGAGTTCGAAGAGGGAGACATGGTATTTGTCAAGGTAACACCACTCCGAGGAACGATTACGGCTAAGATGGGGAAGAAATTGAAGCCTCGATATATAGGACCGTATAAGATTCAACGGCGCGTCGGGACAATGGCGTATCAGTTGGAGTTACCAGCTAGTATGTCTCGAATTCACAATGTCTTTCATGTCTTGTTAttgaagaagtatcatccagatccCGCACACATCCTACACACAGAGGACGTCGAGTTAGATGAGACCCTCACCTATGAAGAGCAACCGGTACAAATTTCGGATCGAAAGGTAAAGGAGTTAAGGAATAAGCAGATTCCTTTGGTGAAGATCTTATGGCGAAATCATGATGTGGAGGAGGccacctgggaggtggaagatGACATGCAGAAAAAGTACCCCGCTCTGTTCGGGAATTAA